In Nocardia asteroides, the following proteins share a genomic window:
- a CDS encoding HpcH/HpaI aldolase/citrate lyase family protein, whose translation MTAGYAVAPEICLRKQVPLRHFRQLCGPRSRELFLVEPEPILGTGDRELLATALGATLYVPATRPDLAATIRRRAARGVCSMVIDLEDAVADHQVEAAKEHAVATLDLLARSEDSNPMLFVRVRDPQTVTELVAGLGPGAEVLTGFVFPKFDAETGPAYLAALDAARRTLGRPIYGMPVLESATLVHRQTRDEQLSRIAELLRDHRDHLLAVRIGATDMCSTFGIRRDRDLTIYDVRVVADVIADIVNYLGRADGTGFIITGPVWEYFADHERMFRPLLRTAPFEESDAVPFRQYLVSRDLDGLLREITLDRANGIQGKTVIHPSHVAAVHALSVVTHEEYADALHIMEADVGGVAASEYRNKMNEMRPHRSWARQTLVRARAFGVANKGVSFVDLLTAMIAE comes from the coding sequence ATGACCGCGGGATACGCCGTAGCGCCGGAGATCTGCCTGCGTAAACAGGTCCCGCTTCGACATTTCCGCCAACTGTGCGGGCCGCGGTCGCGCGAACTGTTCCTGGTCGAACCGGAGCCGATCCTCGGCACCGGCGACCGCGAGCTGCTGGCGACCGCGCTCGGCGCCACGCTGTACGTGCCGGCCACCCGGCCCGATCTGGCCGCGACGATCCGCCGCCGCGCCGCCCGCGGCGTGTGCTCGATGGTGATCGACCTCGAGGACGCCGTGGCCGACCACCAGGTGGAGGCCGCCAAGGAACACGCGGTGGCCACCCTGGACCTGCTCGCCCGCAGCGAGGACTCCAACCCGATGCTGTTCGTGCGGGTGCGGGATCCGCAGACCGTCACCGAGCTGGTGGCCGGGCTCGGACCGGGCGCCGAGGTACTCACCGGCTTCGTCTTCCCCAAGTTCGACGCCGAGACCGGACCCGCCTACCTGGCCGCGCTCGACGCCGCGCGCCGCACGCTCGGGCGCCCGATCTACGGCATGCCCGTGCTCGAATCGGCCACCCTGGTGCACCGCCAGACCCGCGACGAGCAGCTCTCCCGCATCGCCGAACTGCTGCGCGACCACCGCGACCACCTGCTCGCGGTGCGGATCGGCGCCACCGACATGTGCTCCACGTTCGGCATCCGCCGCGACCGCGACCTGACCATCTACGACGTGCGCGTGGTGGCCGACGTGATCGCCGACATCGTCAACTACCTCGGCCGCGCCGACGGCACCGGCTTCATCATCACCGGTCCGGTGTGGGAGTACTTCGCCGATCACGAGCGGATGTTCCGGCCGCTGCTGCGCACCGCGCCGTTCGAGGAGTCCGACGCGGTCCCGTTCCGGCAGTACCTGGTGAGCCGCGACCTCGACGGCCTGCTGCGCGAGATCACCCTCGACCGCGCCAACGGCATCCAGGGCAAGACGGTGATCCACCCCTCGCACGTGGCCGCCGTACACGCCCTGTCGGTGGTGACGCACGAGGAGTACGCCGACGCGCTGCACATCATGGAGGCCGACGTCGGCGGCGTCGCGGCCTCGGAGTACCGCAACAAGATGAACGAGATGCGCCCGCACCGCAGTTGGGCCCGCCAGACGCTGGTCCGGGCTCGCGCGTTCGGTGTCGCGAACAAAGGAGTGTCCTTCGTGGATCTGCTGACAGCGATGATCGCCGAATGA